One window from the genome of Dermacentor silvarum isolate Dsil-2018 chromosome 7, BIME_Dsil_1.4, whole genome shotgun sequence encodes:
- the LOC119458096 gene encoding uncharacterized protein LOC119458096: MSASRLEQMKSQFQQNLQQRSGLPRPTRIPGPTTATKAAPTVKQATLSSSHVNGHSSTAGEAVSRANVNGKLQNGSVHKDVSTIRNGQHNGTPRPVTNGTPRPVTNGTTRLQTNGASAGKTVAANGTRPQANSTQHTLPPVAKGGVLMTMTTTQLRQLSNGHQNGCGSQKPAAKPVSTPRSTSASSVARTQTVPSSRTLSAKPPAAKVVSVEQPKKPTTTPVSRQARSQNGIAPIATQQRTSAAVSKAVPPECRPLGPNQERCEICGRGFNKDRIEKHRTICQKAASKKVKVFDMTKMRTKGTEAEAFVKKGFHKKEVPVKKANWRAKHEEFLNAVRQARMVKEHLAAGGKLSDLPPPPPSENPDYVQCPKCLRKFNETAAERHIPRCNLTPKTSSNTTSRRPAALYGRK, translated from the exons ATGTCGGCCTCGCGCCTCGAGCAGATGAAAAGCCAGTTCCAGCAAAACCTGCAGCAGCGCAGTGGTCTTCCGCGGCCAACGCGGATCCCTGGACCAACTACTGCCACCAAGGCTGCACCCACTGTGAAGCAAGCCACACTTTCCTCGTCGCATGTGAATGGCCACAGCTCGACAGCTGGAGAGGCGGTTTCGCGGGCCAACGTCAACGGCAAGCTTCAGAATGGGAGTGTTCACAAGGACGTCTCGACCATCAGGAATG GTCAGCACAATGGCACACCTCGGCCAGTGACAAATGGTACACCTCGGCCAGTGACAAATGGGACAACCAGGCTACAGACCAATGGGGCGTCGGCAGGCAAGACAGTTGCGGCAAATGGCACTCGGCCCCAAGCGAATTCTACACAGCATACGTTACCTCCTGTTGCCAAAGGCGGCGTCCTCATGACCATGACGACGACCCAACTGAGACAGCTCTCTAATGGACATCAGAATGGCTGT GGGTCCCAAAAGCCCGCTGCGAAACCTGTTTCCACGCCACGTTCGACGTCGGCAAGCTCCGTAGCACGGACTCAGACTGTGCCGTCAAGTAGAACTCTGAGCGCCAAGCCACCTGCTGCCAAAGTAGTTTCAGTTGAACAGCCAAAGAAG CCCACCACCACACCAGTGTCGAGGCAGGCTCGATCTCAGAACGGTATTGCACCCATAGCCACACAGCAGAGGACGTCGGCAGCAGTCTCGAAAGCAGTGCCTCCCGAGTGTCGACCCCTGGGCCCAAACCAGGAGCGGTGCGAAATCTGTGGCCGAGGCTTCAACAAGGACCGCATTGAAAAGCACAGGACTATTTGCCAGAAGGCAGCGTCCAAGAAGGTGAAGGTCTTTGACATGACCAAGATGAGGACAAAGGGAACAGAGGCAGAAGCATTTGTGAAGAAGGGTTTCCACAAGAAAGAAGTACCG GTGAAAAAGGCCAACTGGCGTGCCAAGCATGAGGAATTCCTCAACGCAGTCCGGCAGGCAAGGATGGTGAAGGAACACCTAGCCGCCGGTGGCAAGCTGTCGGACCTGCCCCCGCCGCCTCCATCGGAGAACCCCGACTATGTGCAGTGCCCCAAGTGCCTCCGCAAGTTCAACGAGACTGCTGCTGAAAGGCACATTCCCCGCTGCAACCTCACCCCCAAGACGTCTTCCAACACAACTTCCAGAAGGCCAGCTGCCCTTTATGGTCGCAAGTGA